One genomic segment of Xyrauchen texanus isolate HMW12.3.18 chromosome 5, RBS_HiC_50CHRs, whole genome shotgun sequence includes these proteins:
- the dok7b gene encoding protein Dok-7 isoform X3: MTDTVVVEGQVRLREGKKWKNRWVILRKPSPVADCLSLLVYKERGEKSKGLRERSQVTLRDICGLEALQGFDGVNYALSLLCLSQSVMLGFDNRVTLLAWDARIRYSLGEVHRFNVSVQPGTKLDIGPASLHLCNNLLVIARDLPPTVIGQWKLSDLRRYGAVPNGFVFEGGTRCGYWAGVFFLACADGEQISFLFDCIVRGISPSRGPFGLHPVLPDPNANPSSIEDRISQEASDLEKRLSILSICSQHSSEASTFSYGASLAGDDRSISSSSSENSHSDNSLGSRLAIWPEPVRHTTPVEPSSTLVGPAGFKNTACSVSASSDERLYGAMMGGLQPPSKPPQPRGLQDAGRQSSTDSGIATGSHSSYSGSFSSYTSSMDIGHGETYDFGSLMSLPQNTNSLNTNSIINTPVRTFSIIPEHRSCVCPLRDPAQMQTTQYEVPNTALQHYDIPRRLQNHNTSIQESLTSAVQELKPECGTQEDIPADVTPNQTVPVRINWCGEGTVPPEGTTMPQLQPTICPDCGGGKRIPIVRDGLGLKQDVQMV; this comes from the exons ATGACGGATACAGTTGTCGTAGAGGGACAAGTCAGACTCCGAGAGGGGAAAAAG TGGAAAAACAGATGGGTGATTCTACGGAAACCTTCGCCTGTAGCAG ATTGTCTGTCCCTGTTGGTGTATAAGGAGCGTGGAGAGAAAAGTAAAGGACTGCGGGAGAGGAGTCAGGTCACGCTGAGGGATATCTGTGGACTAGAGGCTCTCCAGGGCTTTGATGGAGTCAATTATGCGCTCAGTCTGCTCTGCCTGAGCCAGTCTGTCATGTTGGGCTTTGACAACAGAGTGACCCTTCTGGCCTGGGACGCTCGTATCCGCTACAGCCTTGGAGAGG TCCACAGATTTAACGTCAGTGTCCAGCCTGGCACCAAACTAGACATCGGCCCTGCCTCACTGCATTTGTGCAACAACCTGCTTGTTATTGCCAGAGACCTCCCTCCAACTGTCATCGGTCAATGGAAACTGTCAGACTTAAGGCGCTATGGTGCTGTTCCTAATGGATTTGTCTTTGAGGGCGGGACAAGGTGCGGCTACT GGGCTGGTGTTTTCTTTCTAGCCTGTGCAGATGGAGAACAGATCAGTTTTTTGTTTGATTGCATCGTCCGAGGCATATCGCCCAGCAGGGGGCCATTTGGACTGCACCCAGTCCTGCCAG ACCCCAATGCTAATCCGTCGTCAATAGAGGACAGAATCAGCCAGGAAGCCAGCGATCTAGAGAAACGACTCAGTATACTGTCTATTTGTAGCCAACACAGTAGTGAAG CCTCCACCTTCAGTTATGGAGCCTCCTTGGCAGGAGACGATAGAAGCATCTCTAGTTCCTCCTCTGAGAACAGCCACTCTGATAACAGCCTGGGCAGCCGCCTGGCAATATGGCCTGAGCCAGTCAGACATACTACCCCTGTAGAGCCTTCGTCGACATTGGTAGGTCCCGCAGGTTTCAAGAACACAGCCTGTTCTGTCAGCGCGTCCAGTGACGAGCGTCTATATGGAGCAATGATGGGCGGACTCCAGCCCCCGTCCAAACCACCTCAACCTAGAGGCCTTCAAGATGCAGGGCGCCAGAGCTCTACTGACAGTGGTATTGCCACAGGGAGCCACTCTTCCTACTCTGGAAGCTTCTCATCTTATACTAGTAGCATGGATATTGGGCATGGAGAGACATATGATTTTGGATCCTTGATGAGCCTCCCTCAAAACACCAATTCTCTAAACACAAACTCCATTATCAACACTCCAGTACGGACATTTTCCATCATACCCGAGCACAGGTCATGTGTGTGCCCACTCAGAGATCCTGCTCAAATGCAGACCACCCAATACGAGGTACCTAATACAGCACTGCAGCATTACGATATCCCTCGTCGGCTACAAAACCACAACACCTCTATTCAGGAATCTTTGACTTCTGCAGTCCAGGAACTGAAGCCTGaatgtggaacacaagaggacaTCCCAGCAGATGTCACTCCTAATCAAACTGTCCCAGTAAGAATCAACTGGTGTGGGGAAGGAACAGTGCCCCCTGAAGGCACCACCATGCCACAACTACAGCCAACCATCTGTCCTGACTGTGGGGGAGGAAAG